Part of the Camelus bactrianus isolate YW-2024 breed Bactrian camel chromosome 23, ASM4877302v1, whole genome shotgun sequence genome, GGGGACGAGTGGGGACCTCAGACCCAGGAATGGGGACCTCAGACCCAGGAATGTGCCCGCAAAATACGGGGTGGGGGGAGACCTCAGACCCAGGAATGTGCCCGCAAAATACAGAGGGCAGGCAGATGGGGGGCCTGAACACCTGTGCCAGGACAACGGTGCTTGGTCTCCCGtttacctccctcctccagcgCCACACGGGGCGCGTCAGGTGGTTTGAGCACTGCCTTCAGAACAAGCTGTAGCAGCAAGGTGGACAGACAGCTCTTCGCAGGGCAGAGCCTCTCCCGAGGAGAAGGGGGCATCTTTTATCCACCACACAGAAGGGCAGCCAGCAGCCTCGGGGTCAACTGGAAAGGCCTTAGGGATTTCCACCTGCTGTCCTGCATAGGGTAGAATTAAATGTCAACCTCTTCAAAAAGAACTGATTCTCCGTCTTTTTCCAGGCCACCCCTAATTCAGAAAATTCGTCTGCAGCCGAGGATTGCTTCCGGTACGCTAAGCTGAAGACACTCAAGAGTTAACCGATGAAATGGCAAAATCATGCCACCATCACATGTACACTCCCCGCAGAGTCAGAATTCACAAGAAAGCAACTTAACTTTCCAAAGCAATACAGCACTTAGGAGAACAAATTGAGGAGGCCTTAAGAAAtataaagcattttctctgcagTTCAACATACCCTCAGCCTTGAACTGTTCTTCTGATGAACATCTTGTGTTTACGACTGGAAATTAAGAGCTCTGGGCTGGAAGGCAAATGCTGCAAACACACAAACGGCCAACAGGCACGGCGCCACTTGTCAAGGGGGCAACGCCGCCCCAACCACCATGCACAGCCTTGCCTGCGCTAGAtggctatctttttttttatgaaaataacaggtgttggcgaggatgtggagaaactgggaaccctgtgcactgctggtgggaatgtaaaatggggcagccGCTGTGGGaaagtttggtggttcctcaagaAGTTAAACAGAACTACCATTACTGGAAGTTACTGTCCAGCGGGAACTAAGTTTATGCCGGCGATGATCAGTCTTGGTTCACATGACGGTGATGGTTACAACACTGTGACTGCGTTTAAATTCCACTCAGCTGtacacttacaaatggttaaaattttaagtattattttatggATATTTTACCCCACACAAAGTAACCCAGCATTAGCAATTAAACGCTTACTGCGTGTCTGGCGTTGAGTGGAATGTCAGTGTGTGCTCACCACCCACGCGGCCTTGGTTCTCCGTCTCACACACAGGTGGGCGGGTAACAACAGCCTGCCTTCTGGAAGGCTGCAGGTCACTCCCAATACAATCAGCAAAACGGCCCATTCGGAAGTGCCAATTCGTCTTCCAGGCTCAACCAGACCCCAAATACCCCCTGGATGAAGAGCAGCTTCAGGGGACTTGCAGCTCATCAAAAACAGCCTGTGTTCCTTCCCAGGATGCAGTGAACACCACCCCCAGTGCTGCTGTGCCCCCTTGATCCTTCCCAGACAGAACGGGGTGCGCTGGAAGGAAGCTCTTTCCAGCCAGGTTTCAGAGGGTTCAGAGTCAAGACACAGCCATCCCGGAGGTAAAGAGCGCTGTCCTGATACCCAAAGCCAAGAGGACGCGTACCTGGCAGCGCCTGGTAGTGGCAGCCGCAGAGGCCGCCCCACCACTGCCCACCCGCCGTCGGCGGGGCCCACGTCCCGGGCAGTCTGCGGGGCTGGAGGGAGCGCTCCGCAGCTGAGCCTGAAAGAACCAGCCATCTCCAGGCGCTGTTTATTGTTTGACTAAGAGAGCAAGACCAGGCAGAGAAGCCCCGCGGAATGACAGTTTGCTGTGTGGTCCCTCGTCTTCTCGGCACGCGCCATGCTTCCACGAACGACGCTAGGCTGTCACTCTGATCACAAGCGCAATCCAAGTGTAAGTATGTGTGCTCTCCTTCCAGCTCCCACCCCCGCCCGTGCTCCTCTAAGTAGAAAAGGTGCTGGGTGTCTCTTCAGAGCCTCCATGGCCACAGCTCTCCCACCTGGGGCTTAAAACAGACTGCAGCTCGGTCTCCCCAGGTCCATTCTGAAACCGCCGCACGCTCCACGAAGGAGCCCCGGGAGCGAGGTCCTACTGATACTGCCGGTGGTCTCCGAAGGGCGAGGGCGGCAGCTGGGCTACAGGCCCCTGGGCAGCGTCTTCAGCAAAGACAGGACCTGTGGTGAAGGAGAACGGAGACACCACCTGGCTGTCATGTCGTTTACAAGAACCAGACCCCGGAGGGAGCGAATCAGTCAGCTCGACCGAAGCAGGTGCCACGTCAGAGCTGGGCCCGAATCCCTGCGCCTGGAGAGAGCCGCACCCTCAGCCCTGCCAGGGGTGGCAGGTGGGCTCATCAAGGCAGGAAGCAACGCTCAGGCTGCAGAGCAACTGCCAAACAAGCTGCAGGTCAGGGCTGGACGGAAGCGCCCGCCTGCCGTGTCCTCAGCAGCGATTTTAAATCTGCAGCGCAGGCGCTGCGTCTCAAGAGGACCCCGAGATGCACCTACATGACCAAGTCAGTGTGGACCGGGCTCTGACGCAGGGACAGCCCGCCCCGGCCTGCAGAGCAGGGGCCTCCGTGTTTCATCTCTGAACAAGGAGAAACTGCGGCTCCTTTGAAAAGACCTGAATGGGAGCAATCATGCCTTCCTCAGGGAAACGGAGGCAGACTGCAAGTATCTGGAAGGGACAAAGAGGGCTTTCCAGTGCTCCAGTCACGTCAGTTTTTACTATGAAAACAGCACCCGTTCATCACCGCCAGCCTGAGAAGACAGCGGGTGAAAAAGACAAAGCTACGGATAACCACTGTCGTCATTTAGACACAGTTGTGAGTGGTTTTCCTCACTGTTTAAGAACTTTCACGTGTAAGCTAATTTGAAAAACctgattaatttttcaaagaccccccccacccccccaggttTTTGGAAACACATCTCCTGTCTAAGATAAAACACTTCTTTCCCTCTGAGGAAAAAAGCTTAAAGCAACTACACGAGGCTAAATCCCGTTAAGACAATGTGACCAAGATCTTGTTTTAGTTCTGAAAACATGGAGCTTTCCTGATGTCTTATGTGAAGTCTTTCCCACTAAAGGgttaaacaaaccaaaaagccaAACGGAGAGTGGCCATCACGACAGGGCTAACACCCAAGTAACGACTGAGAAACAGGAACCCGGGGAACAGGCCCAGGGGCCTGCAGGTCACCGCACGGGCACCTGGCGAGTGGGGCCTGGGAACACCGTGCCCAGAACACACTGAACCTCTCACTCGGGGCCTCGGGAGGATCAAGTCAAACTGGGAGCCATGACCTACTCCTAACTCTAGGCTGAATCTTCTCCGAGCTCCAAAAATAACTCTCAGTGTGTCTCACTATTCCGCGTGTCCCCCCACAAACGCCAGGCCCTACTGTCCGACTGTGACCCTGTGTCTCCTGCTTCCTCCAAAGGCAAGGAACAGTCCCAAGCAGACAACCGGTGTTTTCTCAGTGACAAACTTCACACGCTAACCTCTGAGCAGATGCTCCAGGACCGTGTGTGACGGCCTGCGGGGAGAGGGCAACAGAAAATCCTCCAACAAAGTACATCACCAACTTCTCAGAAAGCTCTACCTTCCAACCCTGCGGTGACCCCTCACCACCAGCTGCCTTCTCCCTCGCTGCCCACTTTCTCCAAGGCGAGCAAAGCGACCAgaccacctcctctgctgctgggAAGCTGGTGCCACACCCGCTGCCCTGTGCCTGGGATGGGGCCCACACACGTGCGGGCATAAGCTGTCGCCTGCCTGCTGCCACTGTCACACCTCAAGGCCCTCTCCTCAAGCACCTCCAAAGTGATCAGCATGTCTCAGACGATAAAACTGAGAACACTAAGGAGAGGTCAAAGGCAATCCTCGGGCCGCAGCACTTGGGCTGCTGTGATTAAACACGGCTAACTGCACGCGCGCCCACCCCGTCTGACGGGCGCACGCCCGTGCTCAGTCCCTGCGCACTGATACACGAGGCAGACCTTCTCTTTACACGCCAGGAAGCCACGCCAGGACGCTCGAGCCGCGGCGCCGGGCAGAGGAGACTCACCACTGGGGAACTGCGCAGAGGCAAATCTCGTCAACAGGATGCCGGCTCCTTCGATCAGAGCGAGGAGAACGCCGCCCATCACGGCTGACCCGGCCATGGCCACTGGTCCATCTGGCACAGTGGTGACAGAGAGGTTACTTTGGCAGGAATCCAGTTTGATGTCAGGTGTAACAAAGGAAAGAGCTGTCTGGACAGCTCCCTGCCACTGCCCTCCCAAACCTCCCACTCGCTGGCCAAGACCTGGTCCCAGCCAGCTCACTGTCCACGTGGGCCACGTGCTACGGGGGCAGCCCCGCCATACACGTCTGCACTGCCGCCGCTGCTGTCGGGGCCGGTGCAGAGCTGAGCGGCCAGGACGCAGCCCCTCAGCCCACAGGGCCCAACACTCCGACTCCTAGGCCCTGTGCAGAGGAAGCATGCTGACCCCTGGCTGGCCTACTAAGCCCAGACGAATTCCGGGTTGCTCCAAAAGATGGCTCTAGGCTCTTTACTCAGAACAAGGCTATGTGGCCAGGACCCCATTAATTccagaggctggagaggaagccCAGGCACAAAGGTGTGGTGAACCAGCCACGAACGTCAGCGCAGGGCGGGAAGCCGCACTGCTCCCTGGCCACGGGGGTTACGGTTGGAGCCCAAGCTCTCTGTTCGCAAACACGCCACATCCAGAGACCCTTTACAGCTCCCCCAGATCACACGCACTCACACTTTCCCAGACGATGCAACACTCAGTGTTACGCGTCATGGGTGTCACTAAACCAAGATGACCGTGTGTGTCGGCATGACTGCTTACTTCTGGCTGCCAGGATGGCCCCGGTCAGGGCACCACTGGTGATGGGGTTCCAGGGGTCTTCCTTCCCTCTGACTTGAACCATGCTGCAATCAATCATGGAGAAGAGACCGCCCCAAACTGCAAAACTAcctgttttatttaaaaacaaagtttcatttttgtATCTTAGATTTAAAATGTTACAATCAAACATaagtttgggggggagggtatagctaaagtggtagagcacatgcttagcatgcgtgaggtcctgggtttgattcctagcacctctattaaaaaatagacaaataaataaacctaattacctccctcctaaaaataatttaacaaaaaaattaaaacaaacaaaaacataagtTTAAATAACAATACACTGTAGTCTTAAAACCTCACACTCTTAAACAAACACATGCAGACAGGCCTGAACAAGCACTGAACAAAAGCCAGAATGCATGTGTCTTCAACGCAGCTGGGCTTGCGCTGCCCCGCTGGGAATCCGCAGTCCCCAAGCCAGGCCTGAGAGTCAGGGGCACACGCTCGCCCCCCAGAACCACGCGTCTGTTCAGaagcccctccttccttctccctctccttcctcagaGCTCTACCTGCCCcgttttccttctcttcagttAAGAGCCGCAGAGCATCTGCTCCATGAAAACCACCAGCAGGAGCAGGAAAGCCAGCTGTTGTGGAACGTGTTACAGGTGGAAGCCAATACACGCTGACGCAAGTGAGGGGTACAAGCGACCAGAGTTGTGGGAAAACACGGGAATGGAGGGCACCTTTCCGCTCTCCTTTCTAGCCTTCATTCCTCAAGTATGAAACCTGCAACCACCCCAAATCAGGCTACTTTGCCTGTAAATGCTTCCTAAACAGTCACAATTTCATAAAATAACatccacccacacatacatacacttaaGTACACGCAAAATCGAGAAAGACAACATCAAGATTTCATCACCGGCACCTCTGGTGACAGGTAACAGGTGACTTAATTTTGctatgctttgctttattttctaaatcttcTCCACTGAACACACACGACGTGCACTACAGGAAGAGTTCTCGTGCGTGCCAGGacgagggagaggaggaagatggcaggggagccccaggcacGCTGTTCCTTCCCCTCTGAAACCTCATGGCTGCCGGGCGTGTGCGTGAGGGCCACGCCCAGGTCTGAGCAAGACTGTCACCAGCGCTCCTCTCCAGCCGTCACGCTGGGGGTGAAATCTGGCTGATACAACCAGTTCAAATACGCATGAGCCTCCTTGTTTCTGTCCAGTGCTAGACATCACACACGACACGAAAGTAAAGCAGCCCTTTCTTCTGATCCAGCGGTTCTGCGCCCTGGGGGAGCAGTGGCGCCCAGGGAAGGGACGCTAGAATTTCCTGCTTCCTCAAGCAAGGCCCTCCCACTCCTTCGCAAGAGTCGGAAACCTCCACAGTCCCAAGCATGGCACGGGGTGAGCTACGGTGACGGACGAAGGTGGAAGGTGAGCCCACAGGAAGGACACTCAGGGCATGGAGCGTCCCTGTGTCCACGTGGATGGGTGGCCTGCCACCAGGTGCCACAGCCAAAGTGGGGCAAGAAGGAAGATGTTCATATGAAAAGAGAAGAATGGACCTGTGGGCTGGATCGACTTTAGAGGTTTATCAGTGTGAACTTGTGATTTCCAGTATGTACACATGTATGGATAAAACCTGTGCACGTATATGGACGGGGTTAGCGTGTGTTCAcatacatacacgcacacatTCCTAAGCTCTGCTACAAAGAAGGCCTGGGAACTGCAACACCCAACAGTCACAATACACTCTGTGTCCAGACTTTGGCTTCTAAATACCACCCTCAACcgaaaggaaccagggctccttggggAAACGGCTGCCTCTACAGCTgggccggggcgggggtggggggagcacacAGGATGAGCCTGGAGCACCTCGTCCCAAGTGCAAGGAAGTGCCTGAAGAGTAAGGCAGACACATCAAAGCACCTCGTATTTCTGCTATGAGAATGTAAGACTTCTCAGGACACAATTATGACTGCATTTCCTGGGATCTTAACCGGAAGCTCAGCAAATGCTCATTGAACTAAACTGAAAATGCCATCCAGTGTTTTTAAAAGTCAAGACTTCATAAAGATCACTCAGTGGTTTCCTTAAAAAGGCCGATTCCCAGGATTTGAAATGAATGGTCCCAGCTCACCGGCACTGTGACATACTCTCCCTCCATTCCACCCCAATTGTTGTTTTAAACAAACCTTTAATTTTAGACTAGTTTTGGAGTTACAGACAAGCTGTGAAGACGGCAGAGTTCCCGAACACCCCACAGCCTGTTCCCCACACGGAGCATCTGACTTGAGTGCTGTGCCCCTGTCTCAACTGACGGCCCAACACTGACCCGCTGCTCCCGAAGTCcacactcactcacactcacTCCGATCTCCTCGGTCCCAGGGCCTCACTACATTCAGTCCTCTGGGCTCCGTAGGCTCTTCATGCCTGTTAGTCACCTGATTGTTTTCTTAGTCACTGAAAATGCTTGTGACAGATGTGTCCTCTCAAAAGCCTGCAAAACCCACAGGACCACCGCCTACGTGGAGGCTTGGGATTTGGCATGGACTCTGACAGCACGTAGCATCCCCGAACAACACAGCAACCGTTAAGACACAGGAAAACTGGTCACACTGACTTTCCAGGCTATGCAATCACTACAGAGCGAAGACCATCACTTCAACCCTCAGCTTCCTCGCTGGAAGATGGCGAAATAACTACCTCTCATGTTGCTGAGGATGAAGTCCAATATCCTGTGAAAGCCTCAGCAGAGTGCTGGGCGCACAGCCTGCACTCAATGAACATTCGATACTAGCTACTCTCTGCTAAAAACAACAACCACTTCTTCCGACGCACAGACTCActcagaagaactgaaagcacCACGTCGTTACCACGCGGTACACATGGTCTCTTCAGCCTGACGGTACCTTTACAGGCGAAGACAACCTCCAGGCTTTCTCACCATCTCTTCTCCCAGCTTCTGAATAACCAAGTTCAAACAGCGGGAGGAACACAGCCTTCTCCGCTGTGGCACCGACCTCGGCATCGTGTCCAAAGCCAGCCTTACAGCCCCTCTCTCACGAACCTCAGCCCTTCAGCTCATTCTCCTCGGCGTGACGCAGCCCCGAAGCTACCACCTCTGACTCTCACAAACCCGAGCTGTAGGCACACTGTCTGCCTTCTGGAttaagagggaaaaacaaaacaccaccGAGCGTTTGAAGGACAGACTTATTTTCAGTAGGATGCAACAATTCAGGTTAACCTTCCAAGGAAATCATAAATCAAGGCCCTTCAGAGATGTTAAGCTGTGACAAGCTTTTATTTAGGCCAAAGTAAAATGTCTAAGTGGTAtaatcttaaaaaggaaaaaaacagaacttCATCTTccaaaaaatgggaaagaaattgTCTGGAGTACAAATGGAAAAACTCTACTTACCTCCCAGCTGCGGGGCCCTTGTTTTAACAGCTGTCAAACTCCCTCGTAGTCTGTGGTTTACTCCCTATaaggaaaccaaagaaaactaaaatatattagaaatatagTACATCTCCAACCCAGTGATGGGGCCTGAGTGATGAGCAAACCTAGGTTTCGAGAGATGACAACATGGGACCCTTCAGCCACTTACCACCGGAGAATTGCGAAAGCCTTTGAGTGCCTGAAAGATACCACCACCTATGGTTCCCATTGTAAAGGCTCCACCGCAGTCGTCCACGATTCGCCAGGGACTagtgggggaagaaaaagaaggctGTATTTCTCATTTATGAACCATAAGACCCTCTCTGCTAACCCAGCAGGGACACAACAGATTCCACGGCAGGGCCCACCACAGCCAGGAACATCTGAACACATTCTGTCTATTCGGCTGAAGCCACCTAAGCGAGAGGGAATGGAACTGGCTTTAGGTCCTGCCTGTTTACAGCACTTTATTCACTCGCTCAGCTGCTGGTGTATCTATTCTGAGTCCCACACTGCcccaaagcaaataaataagcaTGTGGAAAATTACACTATCATCAGCGATGGGGATCCAGCCTCCTGGGGAGGAAGGTAAACTCTCCCGCTGCAGCAAAATTGGAAGCCGAGACCAAAGACCGAAGACCGAAGATTCAACAGGTGCAGAGCATTTGCAGCTGCAGTTTGTATGATACATTTAGCACATCGTATTCTCTAATACCCATTAATCAGAGGTGAAACTCGTAAACTCAGCTTCCAACGCAGCACCCTAACTTATGCGGCTCAGTGAAATCTGGGTAAGCTCATTAGAACAGAACTGCTGTCCTAGCAGTGTGGCTTATAAAAGTCTGTGAATAGCTAAATTCATCTTCAGCTCACtgtgaataaacatttcttctgGTCTCAAGGGTCAAGCCTGTGGGCAACCCAGCTGCTCAAGTAACTTGTGAGCTCAGCGCATCGTTGCCACTGGAGACCCTGAACGAGTAGTTTCTGACTTTGCCAAACAGAATGCAAAACGCTGAATGAAGCCAAAACACCTTGTCCCTTCCAAGCGTAAGACAAGTCGGGAGCTTGTGAAGAACCACAGCCTCACGCAGAGGCTCCTACTGTCAGCCTGCTTCTGCCGTCCTAAAAGCAGAATCAGCaacacctgggagcttgttaaactGCACTCCTGGGAGGTCCCACCCAGAACCTACTAAATCCGTTCACTATTTAACACGGTCCACAGGTGACTTGATTTCACTGTAGAAGTTTGAGAAGCAGTGCCTTGAGAGCTTTTTCTTACAGAATCCCTCATCCTTTACCTTTGGAAAAGAGTATTCCTGTCTCCtctccgttttacagatgaacagAGGCTCAGTAACCTGCCCAAGGGCACACGGGTAATGACTAGTAGAGCCAATTTAAATACACATCTAGTACTCCAAAGCCCCCAGATTCTTTTCACTACATCCTACAGACTAAGGCTTTTGAAGAGAAAACATAACTGAAAGGTGTTTAGGACAATTACGTACCTATGACGCATtaaaggctggaggaaaggaaagcaCTGAGGAAGCTACTGTACAAGACATTAAGGAGGCCAGGTAAGGTCCTAACAGGAAGTGAAAGGCGGGAGTGCGGAAGAATTCAGACTGCatgtggggttggggtgggggtgcagaggaaggggaaagacGCTTGGATGACTTCAGAAACGGGTGGCCCACAAGATCCAAGTAGTTCTGAGCACACAACAGACAACCGATGGTACTGCTTCAGGACTAAGAGAAAGCGAAGGGGCACTTAATACGTTAGGAGATGAAAATTTACGTTTCTCGTAACATCTTTAACCCAAATAACTTCCCCTGCTGCTGAGCTGTGTCATGACATACCCGAGAGCAGTCGGCAACAGTGCACAGGGTCCTGCATACCTGCGCACCACCCAGGAAGGGGTCACTACCTCTGGAGAAGGTAATTTTAAGGAGCTGGGAGCCCTGAAACATACGCTGCGTCTCATTTCGAGGGGCGGGGGCAGCACAAAGCAGGCAACGTGGTTAGTGCTGGCAAGGCAATAACGCAAAGCCCTGGCCCTTCCGCACAGCTTGAGGGCACCGTGGCGCGCGCTGACGGGGAACACCGGTGACGACCCCGGTGACGAGAGCTGGTTTTGCCTCGTGCCCCCAGAGGGAGTACGCGCCTGACCCCGTGGTGCCCTCATTCCTGGGGCCCCGTGCGGGCGCAGAGCCCCCCATCCCCCGGTAAACGCGGAACGACGGGCTCGCGTCCGCGGTCAGCGGGCGCGCTACTCCCTCCGCACTCCCGTAACGCCTGCCCACCGGAGCGCCCCAGCACCGCACGCCGTCCTCTCGGGCCAGCTTCCCTCCCCCACGCGGGGCGAGTCAGGGTGGGCGGCGGGCGGAGGGGCTGCTCCCGACCCGTCGGGCTGCAGGGCACAGCCGAGCCCGGGCGCCCTCCATCCGCCGCAAGGTCACCGCGCGGCCCCGTCCGAGGAGCCGGCCGCTCAGGCCTGCGTGCTCTCTGCCCCAGAGCCTGAGACTGAGGGCGCCCTGCGCCTGGGAGGCCGGGCGGGGACGGAGGCCGGGCGGCGGGCAGAGGGTCGGGCAGGCTCACCAGGGCTCGCGCGCGTACTCCTCCATCTTGACTCCGCGGCGCCAGCGAtgccgggcgggcgggcgggcggggcggggcctggcccGGCGGCGGAAGTGATCCCGGGAGGAGGGCGTTACACTGAGGGGATTGGCTCGCCGCCTCCTCCCGTAGCCAATGGGAGCCGGGAtccggggcggcggggcgggtgCTCCAGGCGGTGGGCGGGGCtcgggcggcggggcggggttTGGGGGTTGCTCCAGGCGGAGGGCGGGGCTCCGCCGGGTCCTGGGTCCTCCGCGTGCGCGCGGCGGGGCCGAGCGGGAAGCCCAGGTGCGGCGAGGTTCACCTGACTGGAGATGCCGAGTCCACACAAACGTGGAGTCACTCGGCTGGGGTTCCCCGAAGCTCTCGAACTCGTTTCTTTGTTGAGTACTTGGCTGTCGAGTGTGAATTAACGCTGCCTACTTCGTCCTGGGCGGAGCTCCTTTAGGACGGCCCGTGCCTGAGTCCTTAGTCTCGGCCCGCAGTGCAGTGGGTGTGCCGTCCGTGCTTGTGAACTTCTGGGGTGCCGTGACCCCTGGGGGCCCTCGACGTGGGGGACAGCGACGACGGAGCCTCTTCCAGGCCTCACTCCACCCCAGGACCCGAGGCTGTCCAGCTCAGAGAACAGGAGACCCCCGGCCCCTTCGGTTTACCGTCAGCAAAACCTCGTCGTGTGAGAGCTGCTGCAGGAGCTCTCCTCCACCCTGCGCTCCTGACACTGACTTTAAAATGCAAACGTATGTATTTCTTCGCACACATCATCGTATTTAATGTATGTAGTAACGCCATAACCCTGtgcagcattttttttctctaggtGGGTACTTTTAAGAACCTCAGTTTCCATCTcctaaggttcagagaggttaaatgccttgcttgaggtcacacatCTCAGATTTGAGCCCATGTCATTCGACTCCAG contains:
- the TIMM17A gene encoding mitochondrial import inner membrane translocase subunit Tim17-A: MEEYAREPCPWRIVDDCGGAFTMGTIGGGIFQALKGFRNSPVGVNHRLRGSLTAVKTRAPQLGGSFAVWGGLFSMIDCSMVQVRGKEDPWNPITSGALTGAILAARNGPVAMAGSAVMGGVLLALIEGAGILLTRFASAQFPSGPVFAEDAAQGPVAQLPPSPFGDHRQYQ